From Dehalococcoidia bacterium:
ACAGGCGTGGGGCAGAAGGTGGAAACGTCCCTGCTGGGGAGCATGGTGGCTGCTCAGTCGCCGGAGCTGACCTATCGTCTGGCCACTGGCCAGAAGCTGGGGCGGGCTGGCTTGGGCCATACCCTGCTGCCCCACCTCTGGCGCGTCTATCGCACCGCCGATGGGTATATGGCTATCGGCGGCGTCCCCCCCGAGCGGTGGCGGGACTTCTGCCAGGCCATCGGCTGGCCAGAATTGGCCGATGACCCCCGCTTTCGGGAGGTGGGGGAGCGGTTGCGCCGCATATCGGAGCTGAATAACCTCCTGGACGAGCACTTCTCCCGGCTCCCCGCCCAGGAGTGGGTGGCCCGCCTGGAAGAGGCCGACCTGCCAGTGGCCCGCGTCTACGATTATGATGCGCTAATACAGGAGCCCCACCTATACGAAAACGCTTACCTGGTGCCCTTCTCCCACCGGCGCCTAGGTGAGATCACTTTGGTCAACTGCCCCATCCACTTCTCAGAGACGCCGGCGGCCATCAAGGGCCCGGAGCCTGAGCTGGGGGAGCACACCCAGGAGGTGCTCTCGCGCCTCCTGGGCCTGAGTCAGGAAGAGATAGAGAGCCTACGGCAAGAGGGGGTCATCTAGCCCCCCGGCGAGTCCAGCCGCCCTGTGTACAGGAGGGGGACGGGGCTAGGCAGGGGGCCGGCCACCACCCCCTCCTGCCTCAGGGAGGCGATCTCCTCGTCGGACATCTTCAGGAGCTGGCGCAGTACGTGGTCTGTGTGCTCGCCGATGGCCGGTGGGGGGCCCTTCACGCCGCCCGGGGTGCGCGATAGCTTCACCGGGGTGTTGGGCACCTTGAGGCGGAAACCCTTGGGATGCTCCACCTCCACCAGCATCTCCCGTGCCGCCACCTGGGGCATGGCCGCCGCCTGAGCGATATTGTTGAGAGGGCCACAAGGGATGCCCATCCTCTCCAGCTCATCCAGCCATTCCTGGGTGGTCCTCTGGCGGAAGGCGTCGGCCAAGATGGGCTCCAGCTCGGCGTGGTGCTTGGTGCGCAGGGCTGGCGTCTCAAAGCGGGGGTCGTCGATGAGATGGGTCAGCCCCAGGGCCACCAGGAGGAGCTCCCACTGGTTCTCCACCCCCCAGCTCAGGGCCACCACTATCCAGCCGTCCTTGGTGGGGAAGGCCTGGAAGGGGGTGGTGGAGGGGTGCCTGGTGCCCAGAGGACCCGGCACCTCCCCCGTGGCGAAGTACCGCACGAAGGCATTCTCCAGGATGGCGATCTGACAGTCCAGCATGCTTATGTCAACCATCTGCCCTTGGCCGCTGCGCTCCCTCTCCTGCAGGGCGGCCAGGATGCCGATGGCGGCGTAGAGGCCGGCGGCGATGTCACCTAGGGAGATGCCAGGGCGGGCAGGGGGGCCGCCGGGATAGCCCGTGATGCTCATGATCCCCCCCATGCCTTGCACGACGATGTCCAGGGCCGGCTTCTGCCGCCACGGCCCCGTCTGGCCAAAGCCGGAGACGGCACAGTAGACCAGACGGGGGTTCCTTTGGGAGAGAACCTCGTAGCCCAGCCCTAGCCCATCCATGGTGCCGGGGGTGAAGTTCTCCACCACCACATCCGCCTTCTCCACTAGGCGCAGGAAGAGCTCCTTCCCCTTGGGATGGCGCAGGTCGAGGCAGATGCTCCACTTGCCACGGTTGATGGAGAAGAAGTAGGCAGATTCGTCCCCGATGTATGGGCCTGTGGTGCGAGCTACATCCCCATAAGGGGGCCGCTCCACCTTTATGACCTCGGCCCCCAGGTCTCGCAGTATCATGGTGGCGAAGGGCCCCGACAGGACCCAGGTGAGGTCCAGCACCACCAGCCCTTGCAGGGGCCCCCCTTCAGGATGTATCATCCCTTCCCCCATGCCAACGTCCATGTTAGCAAAGGGAGGGGATACAGTGAGCCTGAGGCGCCAGCGTTACTCGGCGGTGGTGGAGAGGGTCAGGCGCGGGCCCTCCTCCGTGTCCTCGGCGTCGATGGTGGCGTTGGCCAGCATCTCCGCCACCTCGGGAGCCACCAGGAGCACGGGCACCTCCCCGCTGTGGTAGACGTGGTCTCCCTCCCGCTCCTGGTCGAAGGCCAGCTCAAACCCTCCTCCCCTTTGGACCAAGCGGAGGACGTCGCCAGGCGACTCCGCCAGCTCCAGCTTGATCTCCTTTAGGAGCTCGGCCGCGCGCTCCGTCACTCTTAAAGCCATCCTCTTCTACCTCCCCTTTCATGTCTGCCAGGCTGCACCCGCCCCGCCGGCCGCATCTGCCTAAAGCAGGCGCTACAGTACACAGGCCTATCCTGCCGCGGCAGGAACGGGACCTGTGTCGGGGCGCCACAGCGGGCACACACGGCCTCATACATGGCGCGGGCGGAGCCTCCTGCGGCCGCTCGCCGTGCCTGTCGACACTCCGGACACCGCTTGGGGTCCTGATAGCCCCGACTGGCGTGGAACTGCTGGTCGTCAGCGGTGAAGACGAAGGTCCTACCGCATTCAACGCATACTAGATCTCGATCCTGGTAAACCACCCGATGACCCTCCTTGTTCCTCCGTTTTTTTCTTATTAGCCTGGCCTAACTCCGGTCATCGGGTGGCCGAGGGAGACGCAGCGACCCGATACCTGAAGCCTAACCTGGCTCCCCTTTAGGATACCATGACCACCAGCGTTTGGGAACCCCCAGCAGCCGGGATCGTCCAGCCATCTGAAAATCTCTCCACTGCCTATAATGAGAGATGGCAGCCTATGAGCGAGGCCTTGGTCGCACGGGCCCTCTCCCTCCTGCGACAGCGGGGGTTGACCCTGGCCGTAGCCGAGGGCTCTTCGGGGGGGACCTTGTCCCACCTCATTACGGAGGTGCCCGGCTGCTCCGATGTCTTCCTTGGGGGGGTCGTGGCGTACCATAACCGCCTGAAGGAGCTCACGGGCACAGCCCCAGCGGTGCTACTGGCCCACGGCGCCGTAAGCCAGGAGGCGACGCTGGCCATGGCGGTGGCGGTGCGCATGTGGGCCGGCGCCCATGTGGGGCTAGCCATCAGTGGCATCGCTGGCCCAGGCGGTGGCACGAGGGAGAAGCCTGTGGGCCTCACCTATGTGGCGGTAGATGGTCCTCGGGGGGCCGTCTGTTGGCGCCGCTGCTTACTGGGGGACCGCTCCCAGATCAAGAAGGCGTCCGCCCTTTTGGCCATCGAGCTTCTGTTGCACACCCTAGAAGGAGGAGATGGTGAGCATGGCCATTGACCCCACTAGCTTCCGGCGCATCATGGGACAGTTCGCCACGGGAGTCACCATCGTCACCACCAGGCTGGGAGAGGAGTTGCATGGCAGCACGGCCAATGCCTTCACCTCCGTGTCCATCGAGCCTTTGTTGGTGTTGGTCTGCCTGGACAAGAAAGGGGACACCCACGGGCTAGTGGACAAAAGCGGTGTCTTTGCTGTCAACATCTTGGGGGAGGACCAGGAGGAGTTGTCGCGCCTCTTTGCCACCAAAGGCCAAGGGCATAATCACAGCCTGCGCCAGATCCCTCACAGATATGGCGTCACCGGCGCTCCCATCATCGAAGGGGCCCTCGCCTATCTGGACTGCGTGGTAGCCCACCGCCTACCGGGGGGCGATCACACCATCTTCGTAGGTGAGGTGAAGGACGGGGCCATCTTGCGAGAGGCGCCGCCCCTCATCTTCTTCCGCGGCCGGTACGCCCGGTTGGCCCAACCCCTTTAGTCTCGCCTCTCCACCACCATAGCGATGCCCTGACCACCGCCGATGCATAAGGTGGCCAGGCCGCGGCGGGCCTGCCGGCGACGCATCTCGTACAACAAGGTGACCAATATGCGGGCGCCGCTGGCCCCAATGGGGTGGCCAAGGGCGATGGCCCCGCCATTGACGTTCACCCGCTCCCAGTCCCAGCCCAGCTCGCGGCCCACAGCCAGGGACTGGGCGGCGAAGGCCTCGTTAGCCTCGATGAGGTCTATGTCCCCTAGGCTCAGCCCTGCCCGCTCCAGGACCTTGCGCACCGCTGGCACCGGCCCCATGCCCATGATGCGCGGGGGGACCCCGGCGCTGGCATAGGCCTTGACCCAGGCCAGTGGCTCCAGCCCCAGCTCCCGCACCTTGCGCTTGGATGCCAGCACCACCGCCGCTGCCCCATCGTTGATGCCCGAGGCGTTGCCAGCGGTGACGGTGCCACCATTGGCGAAGGCAGGGCGCAGCCGCGCCAGCTTCTCCATGGTGGTATCAGGGCGGATGTGCTCGTCCCTGTCCACCCGCATGGTGCCTTGGCGACCCTGCACCTCTACCGCCACCACCTCCTCGGCGAACCGCCCCTCCTGCCACGCACGGGCAGCCTTCATGTGGCTCTCGTAGGCGAAGCGGTCCTGCTCCTCCCGCGAGATCTCGTAGTCGCGGGCGACGTTCTCAGCTGTGTTGCCCATGTGACAGTCCTCCAGGGCGCACCATAACCCGTCCTTGATCATATGGTCCAGCACTTCGCCATGCCCCATGCGGTAGCCGAACCGAGCCCTAGGCAAGAGGTAAGGAGCCCGGGACATGCTCTCCATCCCCCCAGCCACCACCACCTCTGCGTCCCCTAAGGTGATGGCTTGGGCAGCCAGGGCCACCGCCTTAAGGCCCGAGCCGCACACCTTGTTGACAGTAGTAGCCGGAACCGTCTCTGGGAGACCTGCGCTCATGGCCGCCTGCCGCGCCGGGTTCATGCCCACCCCGGCGGAGAGGACGTTGCCCATGATGACCTCGTCCACCTGGTGAGGCGATAGGCCCGCTCGCTCCAAGGCAGCAGCGATGACGGTGGCCCCGAGTTGGGGCACGGGCACGTCCGCCAGACTGCCGCCAAAGCTGCCGATGGGGGTGCGGGCTGCGCCAACAATAGCTACCTCTTCCATCTTTACATCCCTCCTATGTCTCTTCATCATAAGCTATCTTGGCTCCACATGGGAGGGGGGCGATGGGAAGACGGTACCACCCAACGCCACACATATGCCTGCCCCTTACGGCGCTGTATCTACCTCGAAGACGGCACGGGCGTAGCGCTCCGGCGGGTGCAGAGGCTCCATCTGCTCCTCACGGTGCCCAAGTGCTGCTCCAAGTACCGCCACCCCAGGCGGATGGGCAGCAACCCCCTCCAGCTCAATATAACGCAGGTAAGGTGCCAGATAACGCAGAGACCTCCTTTCCTCACTCCTTTAAGTGGCCCACCAGCCGCCGCGATAGCTCGAGCCAAGCTAGCCCCAGAACAAGGACTGCATGACCAGCACTTAGCACTTATAGATCATCCCTCATCCCTACGCTCCATCAGTCCCGCGGCCCGGCGGAGCACCATGAGGCCCTTTGGGTCGAAGGACAGATGGGCCACTTGTGGTGCATCGCGCCCCACCAAAGGGCCCTTACGAGGTGGGGGCCGTGGCGATAGGTGGCGATGTGCACCCCCGCGACGATAGCCTCAAGTCCACCAGCCTGGCCTCGCCCCCCGGGCACATGCGTACGTCCTCAGGCCTTATGCCCACCAGACAATGCCCCGCCCAGCCTGCCTTGGGCGGGGCGTCCCAGCGGGGCACCGGTTCAGGCCAGCCATCGACCTCCAGCACCCAGCTGCCGCCCACATTGGAGAGGCGTCCCGGCAGGGTATTGGCCTCGCCCAGCAGCTCCGCCACGAAGGGGTCTGCAGGCCGGCGGTAGAGCTCCATAGGCTCCCCCTGCTGCAGCAACCGACCGTCCCGCAGAACCGCCAGCTTATCTGCCACCGTCGTGGCCTCCTCCTGGTCATGGGTCACCCAGATGGTGGTGAGGCCCCGCCGGCGCAGAACTCGATATATGCCCGCCAGCAGAGAGAGTGGGGAAAAGGTGTAGCACCAACATCAGGGGCAAGAGGAAGGACCTGGCCAGCGACTCCCGCAGCGTTGCCCCAGCGATGGGCTCCAGTAGCCTCGCCCAGTGGTAAATGGTAAGGCCCTCCGCAGGCCGCAACCCCACCGCCCGCCGGGAGAAAAC
This genomic window contains:
- a CDS encoding CxxC-x17-CxxC domain-containing protein produces the protein MVYQDRDLVCVECGRTFVFTADDQQFHASRGYQDPKRCPECRQARRAAAGGSARAMYEAVCARCGAPTQVPFLPRQDRPVYCSACFRQMRPAGRVQPGRHERGGRRGWL
- a CDS encoding CaiB/BaiF CoA-transferase family protein — its product is MIHPEGGPLQGLVVLDLTWVLSGPFATMILRDLGAEVIKVERPPYGDVARTTGPYIGDESAYFFSINRGKWSICLDLRHPKGKELFLRLVEKADVVVENFTPGTMDGLGLGYEVLSQRNPRLVYCAVSGFGQTGPWRQKPALDIVVQGMGGIMSITGYPGGPPARPGISLGDIAAGLYAAIGILAALQERERSGQGQMVDISMLDCQIAILENAFVRYFATGEVPGPLGTRHPSTTPFQAFPTKDGWIVVALSWGVENQWELLLVALGLTHLIDDPRFETPALRTKHHAELEPILADAFRQRTTQEWLDELERMGIPCGPLNNIAQAAAMPQVAAREMLVEVEHPKGFRLKVPNTPVKLSRTPGGVKGPPPAIGEHTDHVLRQLLKMSDEEIASLRQEGVVAGPLPSPVPLLYTGRLDSPGG
- a CDS encoding CoA transferase yields the protein MAGPLEGVRVLDFTIAQQGPYAALLLAEMGAEVIKVEEPGRGDLARALARDRRTKFSYYFLALNRSKKGIAINLKHPKGRQLILDLARHCDVVVENFRPGVMEKLGLGYEDLRQVNPRIIYARATAFGTRGPWGHRRGNDITVQASSGIMSVTGLESDPPLPVGVAIADHIGGLTLAVGILAALMARERTGVGQKVETSLLGSMVAAQSPELTYRLATGQKLGRAGLGHTLLPHLWRVYRTADGYMAIGGVPPERWRDFCQAIGWPELADDPRFREVGERLRRISELNNLLDEHFSRLPAQEWVARLEEADLPVARVYDYDALIQEPHLYENAYLVPFSHRRLGEITLVNCPIHFSETPAAIKGPEPELGEHTQEVLSRLLGLSQEEIESLRQEGVI
- a CDS encoding acetyl-CoA C-acetyltransferase; amino-acid sequence: MEEVAIVGAARTPIGSFGGSLADVPVPQLGATVIAAALERAGLSPHQVDEVIMGNVLSAGVGMNPARQAAMSAGLPETVPATTVNKVCGSGLKAVALAAQAITLGDAEVVVAGGMESMSRAPYLLPRARFGYRMGHGEVLDHMIKDGLWCALEDCHMGNTAENVARDYEISREEQDRFAYESHMKAARAWQEGRFAEEVVAVEVQGRQGTMRVDRDEHIRPDTTMEKLARLRPAFANGGTVTAGNASGINDGAAAVVLASKRKVRELGLEPLAWVKAYASAGVPPRIMGMGPVPAVRKVLERAGLSLGDIDLIEANEAFAAQSLAVGRELGWDWERVNVNGGAIALGHPIGASGARILVTLLYEMRRRQARRGLATLCIGGGQGIAMVVERRD
- a CDS encoding CinA family protein is translated as MSEALVARALSLLRQRGLTLAVAEGSSGGTLSHLITEVPGCSDVFLGGVVAYHNRLKELTGTAPAVLLAHGAVSQEATLAMAVAVRMWAGAHVGLAISGIAGPGGGTREKPVGLTYVAVDGPRGAVCWRRCLLGDRSQIKKASALLAIELLLHTLEGGDGEHGH
- a CDS encoding flavin reductase family protein produces the protein MVSMAIDPTSFRRIMGQFATGVTIVTTRLGEELHGSTANAFTSVSIEPLLVLVCLDKKGDTHGLVDKSGVFAVNILGEDQEELSRLFATKGQGHNHSLRQIPHRYGVTGAPIIEGALAYLDCVVAHRLPGGDHTIFVGEVKDGAILREAPPLIFFRGRYARLAQPL